The DNA sequence TGCATTCGGAAGTTGTCAAGAGTGGTTTCTTGGCTAGGACTTCTGTCGTCAATTCTCTTATCACCATGTATTTTAACTGTGAACGCGTTGCGGATGCCTATGAGGTGTTTGAGGAAGCAGGAGCTGCTTTGCGTGATCACATTACTTATAATTCAATGATTGATGGTCTTGTAAAGATGGAGAGAAATGAAGATGCATTCTCAACGTTCAAGGACATGCTACAGGCTTATCTTCGTCCGACTGAGCTTACATTTGTGAGTGTCATGAGCTCTTCTCTGCCTTTAGGATTTGGATGTCAAGCACAAGCATTAGCTATCAAAATGGGTTTTATTGATTTTACAGCTGTGAATAATGCAACAATGACCATGTATTCCGGCTTCAGGAATTTAAATGAAGTTGAGAATATTTTTGAGAGTATGAATGAAAGGGATCTTGTTTCATGGAACATAATGATTTCAAGCTATGCTCAAGACGACATTAGCAAAGCAGCAATCATGACCTATTTGAAAATGAGGAGAGCTACAATTGAACCAGATGAATTTACTTACGGAAGTGTGCTAGCTGCTGCAGACACTTCGCACACTGTGGAGATGATCCATTCCCTCTTGTTGAAAAATGGGCTTATGAAAGTTGAAGTTTTGAATGCACTTATTTCAGCATATAgcagacatggaaacataaaatgtGCCTTTCTAATTTTCTCTGATCTTCCCTACAAAAATTTGATATCTTGGAACAGCATCATATCTGGATTAGCAATAAATGGATACCTTTTGCAAGGGTTCGAGCAGTTCTCGGCATTACTTGACACAAATCTCAAGCCAAATGTGTATACCCTCAGTCTTGGTTTGAGCATTTGTTCTAGCATTTCAGCCATGAGTCATGGGAAACAGATCCACTGTTACATACTACGCCATGGATTTTCTTCAGAAGTTTCTTTAGGCAATGCTTTGGTGACATTGTATGCCAAATGTGGATCCTTAGGCATGTCTTTGGGAGTTTTCAATGCAATGATTGAAAGAGATACGATCTCTTGGAACGCTCTCATATCTGCTTATGGGCAACATGGGCTAGGCGAAGAAGCTGTCTGCTGTTTTGAGTCAATGCAGACCTCACCCGGGATCAAACCGGATCATGCTACCTTCACTGCAGTTCTTTCAGCTTGCAGCCACGCAGGTTTGGTTGAAGAAGGTACCCATATGTTTTATACAATGGTGAAAATTTATGGGTTTTTGCCAAGTGTGGATCATTTTTCTTGCGTAGTTGATCTGTTGGGTCGCAGTGGATACCTTGATGAGGCAGAAAGAGTGATTGAAGGTGGTTACTTTGGAGCGCATTCTGATTTATGCTGGTCTTTGTTCAGTGCATGTGCCGCACATGGTAATCTAAGACTGGGAAGAAGAATTGCCAAACTTCTCCTGGAAAGAGATCATAACAATCCATCAGTCAGCGTGCTTTTGTCGAATATCTATGCTGCTGCAGGGCAGTGGGAAGAAGCAGCTCGTCTGAGGGATGTGATGAGAGCATTTGGGAACACAAAGCAACCTGGTTGCAGTTGGATCAGAGCCTAAGTAGTTAATCTTAGGTCTCGTAATGCATATGTATAGAAGCATGAACATGATAAAGAGTTCTTATACAGAGTTCAATTTTGAATAGACTTAAAGCCCAGAGAATGATGTGATACACAACATattcaagcaaaaaaaaaaaaaaattcaaactgtTTAAGATAGAAGTCAATATAACAGAATTCCATTAGGAGTCAAATTAATGAGTGCAATGCAATGAAATGAACATGTGTGTGGGTCACTAGCATTGCTAACACTTCTTGTTTGTTAACAATTTGATAAGATTATTATAACACTAAGATTAATCGTCAAATTTATGAGGATATATGCCATTATCTTAAATTcatgaaattttaaataaaacaaaacttcAGTAGATAAATAAGTTAACCATAGATTAGGAAGGTAGATGACTGTTACATTTACTCAGTTCTGTTGAATAGTTGGAGCTTAGGAAAATAAATCAACTATTTCACTTCAATGGCTGATTAAGGGTGGAAAAGAAAATGCATTGTCTTAACTGAGCATTGCATACAATTGGCAATAAGCACAATGAATTTTTCTTTACAAATTTGTGATTATTAATTGGTGTCTAATTGCGCGAAGATTTCAAATATGACTTGActtgaaaaacttaaaaaaaaaacttgtccCTTTGAATTAACCAAACCAAAAAACAGAAACCAACACATTTTGAATAAGAATTACAatttttcctttcctttatttTTGATTGAATCAGAACTTTGCATCAAATATAACAAAACcatattatatgtataattttttctTAAGAATTTTTCTTTGCCAATGCTGCATAATTTGGCAcaccctcccctcccctcccctccccccccccccctctctcccAAAAAGGGTATTCTTGCTGCTGATGAGTCAACTGTAACAATTGGTAAGTGTCTATCCAGCATCAATGTTGAGAAAGTTGAAACTAATAGGCGGGCTCTCAGGGAGCTCCTCTTCACCGCTCCTGGAGCTCTTCGGTATCTCGGTGGAGTTATCCTCTTTGAGGAAACCATATCTTGTTAGCTTATTATGTATTAAAATAGTTTGATTCATTGTGATTCTATGAGCATTGCATCAATGGCTTTGAACATTCATTATTCTACAAGTTGAAATAATTGTTTTTTGTAGATATAAATGTGTTCTATATTTCAAAAACTTGGTTGGTGATTTTCTTTTGGTGGGGTTATTCTCCATTTCAGCTGATTGTGCTTTCTTAGACTCTTACTTAAACATTCATTGCTATCATGCAAGGGTTTTTTAATcgttttttccttgtttttttttacAATGTATTTTGTTTCAAAAGTTTCAGTTACTTGGGTAAGTAATTGTCGGTGGGGTTGTTCTGCATTGTATCTACATCTTCTGTCCTACTTGATCATGCATTGTTTTCATGtacacacttttttttctttcaaaaaaatgttTTTGGTTGAGGTAATATATTCTGTCACTACAAATATTGAGCAAGAGTTTCTGTGTCTTATTATTTACACTAGAGGATAGGAAATGGAGTATTGAGGATACAAGTCAAGTGTTTTGTTGAGGGTTTTGAGCCTttttgttattttggttttgCAAGTCTTCTTATGCTCATTTCAGTGTAATGTAAAACTGTATTGAGACTCAGAATTCTGGTTTTTAAGACACTCGTTGAGTTTTATTTTTCCTACTGAATGTCTCTGTTTTCATGCATATTTCTCATTTTCTCCGGTCAATAATTGTTCTCCAAAATATTATTGCTCTTAGAAAGGTTAAGTTTGAAGGTGCGTTCTATGGTGTCTATAAATTACACATACTTCAACTTTATTAAAAAGTAGGCTACATAATAAATACATCTCTCAAAACTCATATTTAGacaaaaaaaatctatatatagACAGCATAGAAATgcccaaatttaaattaaatgttaTTGCTATCACAATTTTTTAGATGCCTTTGCAATGGATTAGTTCTTAAGTTTTTGGTACATGATTTAGTATGACTATGACCTTATGTATGGTGACTAATAAAAGATTCCTTAAATATTTAGACTACAAATTGAATGCATTTAGAAGGTATCCTATGTAATTTACTAATTTGGAATAGAATATCACTGCAAGTACCTACCAAGAAACAATTACTCACTTTGTCTTTGACGGATGATTGGTACATCTGAACTGTTTATTGTTCATGTTCGTTCTAACCTTAGTAACCTAAGAGTTTGTCTGTGGTTACTTTTCTTGTGACTAATGAAATCAATTTCTTCATCTATGAGGATTCTCAGATTTGGTACTGAAGGGGACGTGTGCTTCACTGGAACATCACTGTTCCAAGTACGGTTCTTAAGTTTTTTTTCCCCTAACAACAAAAACAATAAATGACACAGAaatgttgattttattttttgtggACGCTAGTGGGCCTGTCGGTGGTGCCTTTCCAGTAAACCTCACACAGGCCACAGCTATGCGTAATTGCTTACGATAGACGAGTAAAAGGAGACCATATGAATCATACTATCTATGCAATTGAGATTTTATTTGAAGTGGCAGATTATGATATTTCTTAATAGAATTTagatttcttaaaataaaaaaatagtaaaataataaagtgaaatatttactattaattttataacttcTATCAAATATGTGTCTATTATCGTAATTTAAGAGTGATTAACTCCtcattttatcaatttattagctTTCTCACTTTAAAGAATTTTAATCCTTCTTAATATGTTGCACCTAGCTTGAGACTAGGTTTAGCTTAGGATATGTGAGTTTGAATCTAtgtctaaaaaaaaataaatcaaattatcatattaatattaatattaatattttatttattttttcaaatgtaTATTACTACTTAACTAATTatacaaaaaagtattttttaataatttcacaaaaactcttttaatttatcttataatttttatttaattattaaaagacgaaattaatttttaaaatttattttgattaattatattataaatccaaaatttaattctaaaatgactaaaataactCTTGGGTTAGTTCTTTCGCTAAAATACCCATTAAACATTAAATTTGAAATGACTAAAAGTCTCCTTTAAGGATTAATTTTATAAAGACTAGAATAACCCTTTTGGATtaactttgcttacttgtattataaataaatttgattcttTTTTAAAAGACTAATATACCCTTTTTAGAATTCCAAGTTATTAAATTGTATAAGAAATtagaatttgattataaaaagactaaaataatccttttgttgattttaaaaagataaaaatagttttttaggattaattataaaaagactaaaatacttCCTATTAAGATTAGttataaaagactaaaatattcttttagaGCTAATGCTGTTTAAATGAAttagaaaattagaaatttgaatttcactttgAAAGACTAAAATTTAACCCGCTTCGGATTAGTTTTAAAGACTaaaatgtctttttaaaattaaggttatttaattgaattataaagcaaaaaattaaatttcattagaaagcaaaaaattaaatttcattttaaaagactaaaatatcaGTTTTTGAAGATTGAGGTTT is a window from the Arachis hypogaea cultivar Tifrunner chromosome 17, arahy.Tifrunner.gnm2.J5K5, whole genome shotgun sequence genome containing:
- the LOC112764495 gene encoding pentatricopeptide repeat-containing protein At3g49740 isoform X1, whose amino-acid sequence is MKPWFSQQIFIHTFSKDQPLNIFKLNRILAEFTRSNQYTESFKLFTKIHSSQSLRPDNYTLSTAITTSANSQNLTFGNQLHTHAIQTGLKSHSHVSNSLLSLYSKVHDLHSVMCVFEEIQFPDVYSWTTLLSACTRLDHVDYALQVFDQMPNRNNVATWNAIITGCTDDNGHEDFAISLFKDMHRIGIRPDGYTFASMLSLCKSVELLDYGRLVHSEVVKSGFLARTSVVNSLITMYFNCERVADAYEVFEEAGAALRDHITYNSMIDGLVKMERNEDAFSTFKDMLQAYLRPTELTFVSVMSSSLPLGFGCQAQALAIKMGFIDFTAVNNATMTMYSGFRNLNEVENIFESMNERDLVSWNIMISSYAQDDISKAAIMTYLKMRRATIEPDEFTYGSVLAAADTSHTVEMIHSLLLKNGLMKVEVLNALISAYSRHGNIKCAFLIFSDLPYKNLISWNSIISGLAINGYLLQGFEQFSALLDTNLKPNVYTLSLGLSICSSISAMSHGKQIHCYILRHGFSSEVSLGNALVTLYAKCGSLGMSLGVFNAMIERDTISWNALISAYGQHGLGEEAVCCFESMQTSPGIKPDHATFTAVLSACSHAGLVEEGTHMFYTMVKIYGFLPSVDHFSCVVDLLGRSGYLDEAERVIEGGYFGAHSDLCWSLFSACAAHGNLRLGRRIAKLLLERDHNNPSVSVLLSNIYAAAGQWEEAARLRDVMRAFGNTKQPGCSWIRA
- the LOC112764495 gene encoding pentatricopeptide repeat-containing protein At3g49740 isoform X2, which produces MPNRNNVATWNAIITGCTDDNGHEDFAISLFKDMHRIGIRPDGYTFASMLSLCKSVELLDYGRLVHSEVVKSGFLARTSVVNSLITMYFNCERVADAYEVFEEAGAALRDHITYNSMIDGLVKMERNEDAFSTFKDMLQAYLRPTELTFVSVMSSSLPLGFGCQAQALAIKMGFIDFTAVNNATMTMYSGFRNLNEVENIFESMNERDLVSWNIMISSYAQDDISKAAIMTYLKMRRATIEPDEFTYGSVLAAADTSHTVEMIHSLLLKNGLMKVEVLNALISAYSRHGNIKCAFLIFSDLPYKNLISWNSIISGLAINGYLLQGFEQFSALLDTNLKPNVYTLSLGLSICSSISAMSHGKQIHCYILRHGFSSEVSLGNALVTLYAKCGSLGMSLGVFNAMIERDTISWNALISAYGQHGLGEEAVCCFESMQTSPGIKPDHATFTAVLSACSHAGLVEEGTHMFYTMVKIYGFLPSVDHFSCVVDLLGRSGYLDEAERVIEGGYFGAHSDLCWSLFSACAAHGNLRLGRRIAKLLLERDHNNPSVSVLLSNIYAAAGQWEEAARLRDVMRAFGNTKQPGCSWIRA